A genomic window from Deinococcus betulae includes:
- a CDS encoding DUF4174 domain-containing protein, whose translation MPLRALSLAALMSGGAAAFTLPTVSGVPWSLAQALGRERVLILVNPPAASLAALRAQDTALQVYDLRVVALLPPGDPRLRGGTQMLTLLADKGGVVGRQYAPAALIGKDTGVKARYRALPTLKTVLALIDTMPMRQQERQERGQ comes from the coding sequence ATGCCCCTGCGCGCCCTGTCTCTGGCGGCCCTGATGTCTGGTGGAGCCGCCGCCTTTACCCTGCCCACCGTCAGCGGCGTGCCGTGGTCCCTGGCGCAGGCCCTGGGGCGTGAGCGGGTCCTGATCCTGGTCAATCCGCCGGCCGCCTCGCTGGCGGCCCTGCGGGCCCAGGACACGGCCCTTCAGGTGTACGACCTGCGCGTGGTGGCCCTGCTGCCGCCCGGCGACCCCCGACTGCGCGGCGGCACCCAGATGCTGACACTGCTGGCCGACAAGGGCGGCGTGGTTGGGCGGCAGTATGCGCCTGCCGCCCTCATCGGCAAGGACACAGGCGTGAAGGCCCGCTACCGCGCCCTGCCCACCCTCAAGACCGTCCTGGCCCTGATTGACACCATGCCCATGCGTCAGCAGGAGCGCCAAGAGCGCGGGCAGTAG